The genomic stretch aattggatggAACTGGAAGTATGGGCGTAGCTTCCTTGATGCGTGGATGAGTGCTAGTGCAAGTTTCTCCAGCTAGCTATATCGAGTTTCTGCATTAAGCAAagctttgcttacatagtagactggAGACTACTTACCTTCCTCTTCCCTGACTAGGACTGCGCTAACTGCCGTCTCGGATACTGCTAGATAGATGAATAATGTCTCATTGTCTTTTGGCTTTGAGAGAAGAGGCGGGCTGGTCAGGTACTGTTTTAGCTGGCCCAGTGCCTCTTCCCATTCAGCTGTCCACTCGAAGGTTTTTGATTTCCTTAGTGTGTTGAAGAAGAGGTGACATCGTTCTgaagattttgagatgaatcggcTGAGTGCTGCAATGCGTCCAGTTAGTTTCTGTACGTCTTGTATGCACTTTGGGGAAAGAATCCTTTGGATTGACTCTATTTGTGctgggtttgcctcaattccccTTTGGGTTACTAGGTACCCAAGGAACTTTCCTGCAGTCAcaccaaaagaacatttagttggattcagtttcatattATATTTCCTAAGAATGTCAAAAGATTGTTTTAAATGGCTGATATGGTCCTTTGCAATGAGGGATTTGacgagcatgtcgtcaatgtagacttccatcATCTTCCCCAGAAAGCCGacaaacatcttgttgactagtctctgatatgttgctcctgcattcttcaatccgaatggcatgaccttgtagcagaatATGCCCAAGTTGGTCATGAAGGCTGTCTTTTCCTGATCGTCTGGATGCAtcaggatctggttgtatcctgagtatgcgttCATGAAGCTTAGGAGTTCATGACCGGCTGTGGTGTCTACTAGCATGTCTATGTGTGGTAATGGGAATGAGTCTTTTAgacacgccttgttgaggtctgtgaagtcaatgcaaactcgccatttgccattctttTTTTTTCACGATGACTACGTTAGCCAACCAGTCGGGATAATGCACCTCCCTCACGAACCCATTATCAATAAGCTTTTGAACTTCTTCGTTAATGGCTTTGTTCCTTTCAGGggaaaattttcttctttttggcttccttggtgggtagtctggatcaacctgcaatttatggacaattatttcggggtcaattccagtcatgtccgcatgggaccaagcaaaacaaTCATAATGGGCAGATAAAAAATTAATGAGTTTAGTTCTGATGTCAGGATCCAATCGTGATCCGATTTGGACTTTGTGATCTGGATAGTCTGGATGTATCTGGACTTCGTCCAACTCCTCCATGTCTGGTTGGTTCATCTGGGAGTCAGTCAGTCTGTCTTCCTGTAATTGCTATAACTGAGCGGGTTTGGCCTTCATGGTAGTCTGGTAACACGCTCTCGAATCTTTCTGTTGGCCTTTAATTTCTTTTACTCCCCACTTAGTTGGGAACCTTAGGACTTGGTGGTATGTTGAAGGGACTGCCtccatttcatgtatccatggtcgACCCAGTATCACGTTGTAAGTAGATGGAGAGTCTACTACCAGAAATCTTGTGCATAGATTGACTCCTTTGGCATAGACTGGTAGCTCGATCTCTCCTAGTGTGTTCTTTTGTTCTCCACTGAAACCGATGAGGATTGTAGTCTTCTTTATAATCTTTGATTCATCTATCCCCATTTCCCTGAGAacacttaaaaataaaatgttagcTGAACTACCATCATCAATAAGTATATGTTTAGTAAGACAATTAGCAATGTAAAGTGCAATGACAAGAGCATCATGATGTGGGTTGAGGAGTTTGGTTGACTCTGTTGTTGAGAAACTGATGGTTTGAGCTGGTAGGTTGATGGTATTCTTCTCTGTCTCGCTGGACTCTCCTTTGATCCAGTTGGTCTGCCTGGCATGTCTTTTGGCTGCTGAATGGGTGACTCCGCTTACCTCAGAGCCACCAGTTATTACATTCACCGTTTGTTCATGAGTAGGTGGCTTCGGCGGGGTTACTTCTCTTCGGACGACTGACCTGTCTGCCTCCTACTGGAATGTTCTTTTGGCTTTGTCTGTAAGTAAGTCAGTCAGGTGACCACGTTTTAATAGGTTGGATACTTCGAGTTTTAAGGCAATGCACTCATCCGTTCGGTGACCGTGGTCATTGTGGAATTCACACCATTTTGCTTTGTCTCGCTGGTCAGATGGAGTCCTCATCCTTTCTGGCCATTTCACTATGTCTCCAAGTCCTTTCAGTACGCCAACGACTTCGGCTGGTGAAATTGAAAGATTGTATTCTGGTATCTTTGGCCCATCTCGCAGATGTGTCTCGGACGACTGGTTGTACTCCCTCCTTCTGTTCTCTGATCTGTTGGGATACGGGTATGGCTCGGATCGTCTATCACTCTGCCGTCTGCCTGCCCTTGAGTCTCTTCGAGTGTCTTTCCTCGGAGAAGAGTGATAATAGTTAGCTTCATCCTCCTCCCACTTGATATGTGCCCAGGCTTTGGTGAGAACGTCTTCCATCGTCTTGCAAGGATACTTGGTAAGTTCTTTGTATAGGTCTGAGTCGTAGCGGAGTCCCTTGCGGAAGGCTGAGATGGTTGTGTCCTGATTACAATGGGTTATAAAAACCTTTTCTTTGTTGAGGCGGCCTACGTACTCTCGTAAAGGCTCACCCCGTCGTTGAACTATGATGTAGAGGTCTTCTTCAGACTTTTCAAGTTTCCTGCTACTAGCAAACTGCTCAACAAAAGTGTCAGTCAATTGAGCAAAAGTAGAAATagaattattaggtaaattagtataccactggagggctggtccaatcagactagaaccaaaccccttacacatCCATGCTTCCCTCATATCGCGTGGGATGGCAACGGTGAACATCCTCTGCCTATACTGTGCGATGTGATCATCCGGGTCAGATGTCCCGTCAAACATCTTCATATTTGGGAAGTTGAACTTCTTTGGCATTTCCACTAGTGCAATGTCATCTACGAATGGAGAGTCTGCATAACAGCTTGCTGCACTCTTCTTAATCGGAGCCGGCATCCCAGGAATCCGTTGAATGAGCGCCTCCATCTCAGCTAACTTTCGAGCCAACTCAGGATCTTGGATTGGAAATGAGCTTGTGGTTCCTTGGCGGATTGGTTCGCTCATGATTGGGTGATTCAATCTGATTGCCTGCTGCTCAGGTATATTCTGACCAGCTCCAATGATGGTCTGGCTGGCTCCAATGGTAGGCTAACTAGCACTTGGAACCTGCTGCTGTCCGGGTTCAGTGGCTGGCTGACTGGCTTCTGGAATCTGTTGCTATCTGGGTCCAGTGGCTGGCTGACTGGCTCATGGAATCTGTTGCTGTCCAGCTGCACCGGCTGGCTGGCTGGCTGACTCCTGGAATCTGCTGTGATTCGGGCGCAGATGAATGTCCATGTTCAGTCATGGTTACATGTTCGCTTGTATTGACAACATAATTTTGAATGTTAGACATGGTGGGTGGAGTTTGATAATTCCTTACCGAGGGTGATGGAACTGTCTGATTCAGTCCATCACTATTAGAGATAGGAGTGAGGTCTCCCAGAGGTTGCATAGGGCTGACTAGGCCTCGGAAGCGGGATGGCTGAGCCTCGGTGGCTTGAGAGGACATGGCCTCCATTCGTacgagcaggtcagcattctCAGCTTCAAGCCTCCTCATTTTCTCGCGTTCTTCATTCATCTGGGCAGTAAGAGCAGCGAGTTGAGCAGACAGATCGGGTGTCTCAGTCACGTCTGACATGGCTCTCAAGTGAACTTCTTGATCTCTTTGTCGATCGTTTGACTGCTAGGGCCCCACGGTGGGCGCCAAATTGtagaggtgatttcctacaattgattagatgggcaccagtaacttgtcaagaacaaagagaagagagacgagagttcaattgggagcaccggtggggtgtcagccaaagggactccgacgctcaagtcaGTCGGGTTGTAATGAGAGATAATAGAAAGCAATAAAATTACGatataaataattgaaataatgatGGATGGAAGAGTCATAAAATGGTCAGAGTGACGATGGCGATGACGGAGGGGCCGAGAAACTAGGTCAGGTCCAACTAGACTGACTAACTAGTCTTGCTTGATTGGATCGCTCAGAAATAGAGTAGCCTTTTTTCAATTAGAGAGTAAAGAAAGTCCAGTGATTATCTGATGCCTTTTCTCAACCTCTGATGGTCTTATTTATTGTCCTCGTTTTCGTTCCGTCCTCCTCCGTCTTTCTGATTCGTTTGAATCGCTCCAAGTGGTTTCGTTCCGAGATTCTTGGCGAACGTGATGGGAGCCTTGACTATTTCAAGGTCCCTGTCTGACTGAGTGTATCCGAATTCGGGTCCGGGTATGGTTTTGGGTATTTGGATGGTACTTTGTATATGCGAGCCTATTTTACATGGGCTTGGGCCTTATTGGTTAGTTAGATAACTTATTGGGCTGACTGACTGCTTGTTGGACTATTATTTATAAGGTATACAGATTTTGTCCACTacaggccttggctcacgggtgctacgtggtgcaggtaaaggcaagggtaagagggagaaaccatgagttggagagctttgggggcggggTCTACATTATCAGCTACTCGTTCGCCACAGGCAAAGGATTTGTACAGGGACAAAAAACCTAAAAtgcgtattttgccattagagtggcttttggatTGTATATgacttttggaattttgtaaacttgTCCTTTAAACCTTTTTTGGGGATCCAATgttctaaacatttattttaatgaaaattatctgtttatgaccaaaatcttttaaccctaacttgtttatgactttaggatcacatttttattaaaatgacttgattagcaagtcttgcactattttaaacacacagtgtaatggtcttggttatccagggcgttacaacttggtatcaaagtgttCTAGGTTTTATGGTTTCTGAAGACtcgctggacatgtacacttgctactaaagacaagcttgactcagggttttgAAATTGTatacatgagattatatgcttaagtgcttgaatgaaatatgaatgttTTACTATATGATTAATACGGAGTATGAgacactgatagggcctggcccttaactgttgtgtgatgatatcgaggcatgcttattagtattgctCTTGCGTGTGAattaatatttgaatgattatttgcatattgattgcatgtggatgaatatttggatagttaattatatcttgattgtttgtggtCGGTTGAGTTCCAACGAtggatcatggaaaga from Humulus lupulus chromosome 5, drHumLupu1.1, whole genome shotgun sequence encodes the following:
- the LOC133779045 gene encoding uncharacterized protein LOC133779045, whose protein sequence is MSEPIRQGTTSSFPIQDPELARKLAEMEALIQRIPGMPAPIKKSAASCYADSPFVDDIALVEMPKKFNFPNMKMFDGTSDPDDHIAQYRQRMFTFASSRKLEKSEEDLYIIVQRRGEPLREYVGRLNKEKVFITHCNQDTTISAFRKGLRYDSDLYKELTKYPCKTMEDVLTKAWAHIKWEEDEANYYHSSPRKDTRRDSRAGRRQSDRRSEPYPYPNRSENRRREYNQSSETHLRDGPKIPEYNLSISPAEVVGVLKGLGDIVKWPERMRTPSDQRDKAKWCEFHNDHGHRTDECIALKLEEADRSVVRREVTPPKPPTHEQTVNVITGGSEVSGVTHSAAKRHARQTNWIKGESSETEKNTINLPAQTISFSTTESTKLLNPHHDALVIALYIANCLTKHILIDDGSSANILFLSVLREMGIDESKIIKKTTILIGFSGEQKNTLGEIELPVYAKGVNLCTRFLVVDSPSTYNVILGRPWIHEMEAVPSTYHQVLRFPTKWGVKEIKGQQKDSRACYQTTMKAKPAQL